One part of the Phycisphaerae bacterium genome encodes these proteins:
- a CDS encoding dockerin type I domain-containing protein, with translation MQRRLGSCALGITVVLTVRAALAAGPSLIWSQMGSSYRSPDPEANWGFCPREFNGTLLAPMGDYGACVVKRWTGSDWVDDFLDDNWGTGRDFENLTSLTVYNNKLYMTCETDSNSAYNHGVMVRDSAGNWSVSLPYTRTAEGAMQFGSFGMAVFNGKLYTGVVPYAANTTLTIYEHNGSTWTAIKNYRTGEQLRAWSLGSDGTNLYVGIGTRGRNNAATLGIERYDGSTWASELAGKAMHSMAFFKGSMYAGGNGRIYKRNPSGVWTEVLNTGQAFVIGMTIIDYGNGMEILYAGTENRPRLYATSDGAAWDMMHEFDTTSAGCYVGQFQNTPVASVTYFEGSTPKVVKVWRGSPQDASPVITEVSPDPDWATVGTEYIRQLSLAQGTSPITWSVIDGPAGTQVDSTGRVHGWTPAPAQAAQAFTLTVRATNSAGSDDESWLVQVISPPADTIAGFPFNSGAEGWTLQAWRSSIQYDPGYAIWDSAGGNPGGNLKAGGNGATNNADSCTREGGLATRQISTVGFTNIQIEYDVMAALNSPPAAGCDGGCVADILEGSCEDKLVVYYSTSGTGGPWAAAEQLNEGTDLPTTWTHKVIRLAAVPAANDNPDFAVQFKWQFNTITDAGRIDNVIVKGSPLDNNEAPQVDAGPDQTITLPNSANLTGTVSDDGLPNPPGEIIVTWSKQSGPGTVTFNNVNALQTTASFGTAGVYVLRLLATDSQLTGEDLVTITVNEPTPADFDGDGDVDQTDFGIFQACLSGTAQTPSTGCEKADLDGDGDVDQSDFAQFYDCLGGADSPPGC, from the coding sequence ATGCAACGTCGACTCGGATCCTGTGCTCTTGGGATAACCGTCGTCCTGACCGTTCGGGCCGCGCTCGCCGCCGGACCCTCGTTGATTTGGTCGCAAATGGGCAGCAGCTACCGATCACCCGATCCGGAGGCCAACTGGGGCTTTTGTCCTCGCGAGTTCAATGGCACGCTGCTGGCCCCGATGGGAGATTACGGTGCCTGTGTGGTTAAACGATGGACGGGCAGCGACTGGGTCGACGACTTCCTTGACGACAACTGGGGTACCGGCCGCGATTTCGAGAACCTGACTTCTCTGACCGTCTACAACAACAAGTTGTATATGACGTGCGAGACGGACTCGAACAGTGCCTACAACCATGGCGTAATGGTCCGAGACTCGGCAGGTAACTGGTCGGTCTCGCTGCCCTATACCCGAACGGCCGAGGGGGCCATGCAATTCGGCTCGTTCGGCATGGCCGTCTTCAATGGTAAGCTCTACACAGGTGTGGTGCCCTATGCGGCAAACACCACGCTGACCATCTATGAACACAACGGATCGACTTGGACGGCGATCAAGAACTACAGGACCGGTGAGCAGTTGCGGGCCTGGTCGCTGGGTTCCGACGGCACCAACCTCTATGTCGGCATCGGGACCCGGGGACGCAACAATGCGGCCACGCTGGGTATCGAACGATACGACGGCAGCACCTGGGCTTCGGAATTGGCCGGCAAGGCCATGCATTCCATGGCCTTTTTCAAGGGCAGCATGTACGCCGGCGGCAACGGCAGAATCTACAAGCGAAACCCGTCCGGCGTCTGGACCGAAGTGCTCAACACCGGCCAGGCGTTCGTGATCGGCATGACGATCATTGACTACGGCAACGGCATGGAGATCCTGTACGCCGGAACCGAGAACCGTCCTCGCCTCTACGCGACCTCCGACGGTGCAGCCTGGGACATGATGCACGAGTTCGACACGACGTCGGCCGGCTGCTACGTCGGCCAGTTTCAGAACACTCCGGTGGCCTCGGTGACCTACTTCGAAGGCAGCACACCGAAGGTCGTGAAAGTCTGGCGCGGATCGCCGCAGGACGCTTCCCCCGTCATCACCGAGGTGTCTCCCGACCCGGATTGGGCCACCGTCGGAACCGAATACATCCGGCAACTGAGTCTGGCACAGGGCACTTCGCCGATCACCTGGTCCGTGATCGATGGTCCGGCAGGCACGCAGGTCGATAGTACCGGTCGTGTCCACGGCTGGACGCCCGCGCCTGCCCAGGCTGCGCAAGCATTCACGCTCACCGTCCGAGCGACGAATTCCGCCGGCAGCGATGATGAGTCCTGGCTGGTCCAGGTGATATCGCCGCCTGCGGACACGATCGCCGGCTTTCCATTCAACAGCGGGGCTGAGGGCTGGACGTTGCAAGCTTGGCGGTCCAGCATCCAGTACGACCCGGGCTATGCGATCTGGGATTCCGCCGGCGGCAACCCAGGCGGCAATCTGAAAGCCGGCGGTAACGGCGCGACCAACAACGCCGATAGCTGCACCCGCGAAGGCGGCTTGGCCACCAGGCAGATCTCGACGGTCGGATTCACCAATATTCAGATCGAATATGACGTGATGGCTGCCCTCAACAGTCCCCCAGCCGCCGGTTGTGACGGCGGATGCGTCGCAGATATTCTCGAGGGCAGTTGCGAAGACAAGCTGGTCGTCTACTACAGCACCTCGGGAACCGGCGGCCCCTGGGCTGCGGCCGAGCAACTCAATGAAGGTACCGATCTGCCGACGACCTGGACGCACAAGGTGATCAGGCTGGCCGCTGTGCCGGCCGCCAATGACAACCCCGACTTTGCAGTCCAGTTCAAATGGCAGTTCAACACCATCACGGATGCCGGACGAATCGACAACGTGATCGTCAAAGGCTCACCTCTCGACAACAATGAGGCCCCCCAGGTGGATGCCGGACCGGACCAGACCATCACCCTGCCCAACAGCGCGAACCTGACCGGCACGGTCTCCGATGACGGCCTGCCGAATCCGCCGGGTGAGATCATCGTAACCTGGAGCAAGCAGAGCGGTCCGGGAACGGTCACGTTCAACAATGTAAACGCGCTCCAGACGACCGCGTCATTCGGTACCGCGGGTGTCTATGTACTCAGGCTCCTTGCCACCGACTCACAGTTGACCGGCGAGGACCTCGTGACCATCACCGTGAATGAACCGACCCCGGCCGATTTCGACGGGGACGGCGACGTGGACCAGACGGATTTCGGGATCTTTCAGGCGTGCCTCTCGGGTACGGCACAGACACCGAGCACGGGCTGCGAGAAGGCGGATCTCGATGGAGACGGCGACGTGGATCAGTCCGATTTCGCCCAGTTTTATGACTGCCTTGGGGGAGCCGACAGTCCGCCGGGATGCTGA
- a CDS encoding DUF5060 domain-containing protein, whose product MPTRYLTLILWIAHGFAGISFAVDVGKYDTFETNVMNYNSYSNPFQNVTLNATFTSPSSQNTSIRGFYDGNNTWRVRFMPDQLGTWTYTCTFSDGAPGKSGSFSCVASNLHGPLKTDTATPVWFEHADGTPFFMRAFHLWRPETFTEPVLEQTLDFMKANGLNVVDGPHLANWGTGLNQIPWEGSDYTNYKLSVWRQLDVYVRKCAERGIVVFPFSILGGTNGIPKMSTWDQRQRFIRYWVARWGGYWNVAYCPVSEYAEAYSTAEGMQILNEIYNSDGGRHPVSIHPGNTLAEPATEIKTMTAYTYHTVQDKLDDWNPGRYQQLITLYNTAQKPIYAQETLWEGNKYQPDSSRDMNNMRKAAWITTTYGGQISYADECMPGHLPQDNNETLCYAMHGASVSPQGWFYPYFSHLGSFIESVPFWRMSLQPGLASTGNCLAKTDYWYVAYTMGGSFTLNLSAAGSALIGRWYDPRNGTFGSPFSVSPGGVRTMTPPDSNDWVLYVCRDLDDTPPAAVSSFTATPGEHRNTLIWTNPSSTNFIATVIRCKTTGYPTSPTDGEPVVNLANMPGSSHTYVHSGLSAGVTYYYTAFARDDEYHYSSGVQAGAIPHDHKRVSVDLGTTDIEQGIYNVQPSDGDTVPADVGGRNCRRNAVAGNDNYMYFNVTDAYMYAGYRPVCYVSVEYYDTGTGILTLHYDSTSGAYTSGGTITLTDSNTWKIREFALTDAYFGNRQNGGADFRIACASGASFYLNEVSVANVSTVDSAPVINPVGWNPDAAYVGAEYVRQLSLAQGRPLPSWTILQGPGGAVIDDSGLLSGWTPSAGEDGQTITFLVEATNSQGSDTEEWSVTVGPAPLATYEAEGASMGHLAGTAIPGGWRITTANPNTFSTYGPYTSALPAGPLTARFWLRVDNNTADNNGICRLDVYDADGATLLAGPVTIARRQWTTSGVYQPFELPFANPGDAHRLEFRTYYMGYAQLDQDRVDIFSGGDLPATADFDGDGDVDQSDFGYFQACFSGSASPYESGCEKADLDRDGAIDQNDFAVFQSCLSGPGNPPDC is encoded by the coding sequence ATGCCGACTCGTTACCTGACCTTGATCCTGTGGATCGCTCACGGGTTTGCCGGTATCAGCTTTGCAGTTGATGTCGGCAAGTATGACACATTCGAAACGAATGTGATGAACTACAACTCCTACAGCAACCCCTTCCAAAACGTCACCCTGAACGCGACCTTCACCTCGCCGTCGTCGCAGAACACCTCCATTCGCGGATTCTACGACGGGAACAACACCTGGCGGGTGCGGTTCATGCCCGATCAACTCGGCACCTGGACCTACACCTGCACGTTCAGTGATGGCGCACCGGGCAAATCCGGCTCGTTCTCGTGCGTGGCGAGTAACCTGCACGGGCCGCTCAAAACGGACACGGCCACGCCGGTATGGTTTGAGCACGCGGACGGCACGCCTTTCTTCATGCGGGCGTTTCATCTTTGGCGACCGGAGACCTTCACCGAGCCTGTTCTCGAACAGACGCTGGATTTCATGAAGGCCAACGGACTCAACGTGGTCGACGGGCCGCATCTGGCCAACTGGGGCACGGGGCTTAATCAGATCCCATGGGAAGGAAGCGACTACACCAACTACAAGCTGAGCGTCTGGCGACAGCTCGACGTCTATGTCCGCAAATGCGCCGAGCGCGGTATCGTCGTCTTTCCGTTCTCGATCCTGGGCGGTACCAACGGTATCCCCAAGATGTCCACCTGGGACCAGCGCCAGCGGTTCATCCGTTACTGGGTGGCCCGCTGGGGCGGATACTGGAACGTGGCCTACTGCCCCGTGAGCGAATATGCCGAGGCCTACTCCACCGCCGAGGGAATGCAGATTCTCAACGAAATCTATAACTCTGACGGCGGCCGCCACCCTGTTTCGATTCACCCGGGCAATACGTTGGCTGAGCCCGCAACGGAAATCAAGACCATGACGGCGTACACCTACCACACGGTCCAGGATAAACTCGACGATTGGAACCCCGGCCGCTACCAGCAGCTCATCACCTTGTACAACACCGCTCAAAAGCCCATATACGCTCAGGAAACCCTGTGGGAGGGCAACAAGTATCAGCCCGACTCCAGCCGGGATATGAACAACATGCGCAAGGCAGCCTGGATCACCACCACCTATGGCGGACAGATCAGTTATGCCGACGAATGCATGCCGGGACACCTGCCGCAAGACAACAACGAAACACTCTGCTATGCCATGCACGGGGCCTCGGTCAGTCCGCAGGGCTGGTTCTATCCCTACTTCAGCCATCTTGGCAGCTTCATTGAATCCGTGCCCTTCTGGCGGATGTCACTGCAGCCCGGCCTGGCCAGTACGGGCAACTGCCTGGCCAAGACCGACTATTGGTACGTGGCCTACACGATGGGCGGCAGCTTCACACTCAATCTCTCGGCAGCCGGCTCGGCGCTGATCGGACGGTGGTACGATCCTCGCAACGGCACCTTCGGTTCGCCGTTTTCCGTTTCCCCGGGCGGCGTTCGCACGATGACCCCGCCCGACAGCAACGACTGGGTGCTCTACGTCTGCCGCGACCTCGATGATACGCCGCCGGCGGCGGTTTCGTCCTTCACGGCAACACCTGGCGAACACCGCAACACACTGATCTGGACCAACCCGTCCAGTACCAACTTCATCGCCACAGTCATCCGCTGTAAGACAACGGGTTACCCCACCTCCCCCACCGACGGCGAGCCGGTGGTCAACCTGGCCAACATGCCCGGTTCCAGCCACACGTATGTACATTCGGGTCTCAGCGCAGGAGTCACCTATTACTACACCGCTTTTGCTCGTGATGATGAATACCATTATTCGTCGGGCGTCCAGGCCGGCGCCATCCCCCATGACCACAAACGGGTGTCGGTCGACCTGGGCACCACCGACATTGAGCAGGGCATCTACAATGTGCAGCCGAGTGACGGAGACACCGTCCCCGCCGACGTCGGCGGAAGGAATTGCCGCCGGAACGCCGTAGCGGGTAATGACAATTACATGTATTTCAACGTGACCGACGCCTACATGTACGCCGGTTATCGTCCCGTCTGCTACGTCAGCGTCGAGTATTACGACACCGGCACCGGTATCCTGACCCTACACTATGATTCGACGAGTGGTGCTTATACCAGCGGGGGAACCATCACTCTGACCGACTCCAATACCTGGAAGATCCGCGAATTCGCCCTGACCGACGCCTATTTCGGCAACCGTCAGAACGGTGGTGCCGATTTTCGTATCGCCTGCGCAAGCGGAGCGTCCTTCTATCTGAACGAAGTGAGCGTCGCCAACGTCTCGACCGTGGACAGTGCACCAGTGATCAACCCGGTTGGGTGGAATCCGGACGCAGCCTATGTGGGCGCGGAGTATGTCCGACAATTGAGCCTCGCCCAAGGCCGGCCGCTGCCATCCTGGACCATTCTCCAGGGACCCGGCGGCGCGGTCATCGACGACAGCGGGTTGCTCAGTGGCTGGACACCGTCTGCCGGCGAGGATGGGCAAACCATCACCTTCCTCGTCGAGGCCACCAACAGTCAGGGCAGCGACACCGAAGAATGGTCGGTGACGGTCGGTCCGGCCCCGCTGGCTACCTACGAGGCCGAAGGTGCGAGCATGGGTCACTTGGCCGGCACCGCCATCCCCGGAGGTTGGCGGATCACGACCGCAAACCCAAACACCTTCAGTACCTATGGGCCCTACACGAGCGCTCTGCCGGCCGGCCCGCTCACCGCCCGCTTCTGGCTTCGCGTGGATAACAACACGGCGGACAACAACGGCATCTGCCGACTGGATGTCTACGACGCCGATGGAGCCACCTTGCTGGCCGGTCCGGTCACCATCGCCCGGCGGCAGTGGACGACATCCGGCGTTTATCAACCCTTTGAACTCCCCTTCGCCAATCCGGGTGATGCACATCGTTTGGAATTCCGTACCTACTACATGGGCTACGCTCAGTTGGACCAGGATCGGGTCGACATCTTCTCTGGCGGAGACCTTCCGGCCACGGCAGATTTTGACGGTGACGGCGACGTGGACCAGTCCGATTTCGGATACTTCCAGGCATGTTTCTCGGGCTCCGCCTCGCCCTATGAGTCCGGATGCGAGAAAGCCGACCTCGACAGAGACGGGGCGATCGACCAGAATGACTTCGCCGTCTTCCAGAGCTGCTTGAGTGGTCCGGGAAATCCGCCTGACTGTTGA
- a CDS encoding SGNH/GDSL hydrolase family protein, with translation MINPASDSRPRPFKRVVVLGESTVEGGGWVPAQEDRYADVLVSLINRVQAEPVEYVNCGIGASVISPKSPGYAASRKPSAMERYQTEVIAAGPDLVIIAYGLNDMRAGMNVNDFISELETIVRDVQSSCRALIVLVNVYHMTGYGWYPPFDRGSVEATLVYNDAIRQLAERTGSLYADVYSAEARADWVVHQDGVHANKVGNLLIANKIFEILATHCSGLSEAVRRHDENTEWTKAVRQMRHAKVEPVRKP, from the coding sequence ATGATCAACCCGGCAAGCGACTCGCGGCCACGACCGTTCAAGCGAGTGGTCGTTCTCGGAGAAAGCACCGTCGAGGGCGGAGGCTGGGTGCCCGCGCAGGAGGACCGCTACGCCGACGTCCTCGTGTCGCTCATCAATCGCGTGCAGGCCGAGCCCGTCGAGTACGTTAACTGCGGGATCGGGGCCAGCGTGATATCGCCGAAGAGCCCCGGGTACGCGGCCTCGCGAAAACCCAGCGCCATGGAACGGTATCAAACGGAGGTCATTGCGGCCGGGCCCGATCTGGTGATCATCGCGTACGGTCTCAACGACATGAGAGCGGGTATGAACGTCAATGACTTCATCAGCGAACTGGAAACCATCGTTCGCGACGTGCAGTCGTCTTGCCGCGCCCTGATCGTGCTGGTCAACGTATATCACATGACCGGCTACGGGTGGTATCCCCCGTTCGACCGCGGCAGCGTCGAGGCCACGCTGGTTTACAACGACGCAATTCGCCAACTCGCGGAGCGAACGGGCTCCCTGTACGCCGATGTGTACTCGGCCGAGGCCCGCGCCGACTGGGTCGTTCATCAGGACGGCGTGCACGCAAATAAGGTCGGGAACCTGCTGATCGCCAATAAGATCTTCGAGATCCTCGCAACGCATTGCTCAGGACTGTCGGAGGCGGTTCGCCGACATGACGAGAACACGGAATGGACCAAGGCCGTGCGGCAAATGCGTCACGCCAAGGTCGAGCCCGTCAGGAAACCGTGA
- a CDS encoding sulfatase-like hydrolase/transferase: protein MTSIIAKMTRDHDGKRLSRSIGSAGRLGGVLLLGLLSASLWAAEQSRSGPNLLFIWTDEQRADTMAAYGNTKIHAPNLDKLASESIVFRNAYVTQPVCTPSRSSVMTGLWPHNSGCTTNNVPLPRQVLCLPELVGDRGYRTAYMGKWHLGDEIFPQHGFEQMVSIEDGYARYYGPGRDRTQRSDYHRFLLSKGYKPNQKDGTFGREFASRLPIEHCKPKFLETRACEFLRRHRDEPFILYVNFLEPHMPFFGPLDREHRLDEVFLPANFSDPLEDNEPLRYRLMGEYCARVYGRDEAAFKELTRKYWGLVTQVDRSIGEILKALDELKLSDKTIVVFTSDHGDMMGSHKLVTKTLMYEESVRVPWLMRVPELGRQQRMITSPVSHIDLVPTLLDLMGMRVPDGLAGYSLVPLMRGGKAAEDHVFMEWNPGTGVHVVEGGSKIASQAEIDRIREARIRTIVSPDGWKLCLSDTDRSQLFNLRDDPGETRNLFDSGRHEDVIVRLTERIRRWQQKTGDTMKLPDGR, encoded by the coding sequence ATGACTTCGATCATAGCGAAGATGACACGGGATCATGATGGGAAGCGTCTTTCGCGGTCGATCGGGTCGGCTGGGCGACTTGGTGGCGTACTCCTGTTGGGGCTGCTGAGCGCGTCGTTATGGGCGGCCGAACAGAGCCGGAGCGGGCCCAACCTGCTGTTCATCTGGACGGACGAGCAACGGGCGGACACCATGGCGGCATACGGGAATACGAAGATCCACGCCCCGAATCTGGACAAACTGGCGTCGGAAAGCATCGTGTTCAGGAACGCCTATGTGACCCAGCCGGTTTGCACGCCTTCCCGCTCGTCGGTGATGACCGGCCTGTGGCCGCACAACAGTGGATGTACCACCAATAACGTCCCTCTTCCACGACAGGTTCTTTGCCTGCCTGAGTTGGTCGGCGATCGGGGATATCGCACGGCCTATATGGGCAAATGGCACCTGGGAGATGAGATCTTCCCACAGCATGGCTTCGAGCAGATGGTATCCATTGAGGACGGCTACGCCCGGTACTACGGGCCGGGTCGAGATCGGACCCAGCGCAGCGACTACCATCGTTTCCTGCTTTCGAAAGGCTATAAGCCAAACCAGAAGGACGGCACTTTCGGCCGGGAATTTGCCTCCCGTCTGCCCATCGAGCACTGCAAGCCGAAATTCCTGGAGACCCGGGCATGCGAGTTCCTGCGACGGCATCGCGATGAGCCTTTCATTCTCTACGTCAATTTCCTCGAGCCGCACATGCCGTTTTTTGGCCCGCTGGATCGCGAGCACCGCCTTGACGAGGTGTTTCTTCCCGCTAACTTCTCCGATCCCCTGGAAGACAACGAGCCGCTGCGCTACCGGCTCATGGGCGAGTACTGCGCCCGGGTGTACGGCCGGGACGAAGCCGCTTTTAAGGAGCTGACGCGCAAGTACTGGGGACTTGTGACCCAGGTGGATCGTAGCATCGGTGAGATTCTCAAGGCGCTCGATGAGCTGAAACTCTCCGACAAGACGATCGTCGTTTTCACCAGTGACCACGGCGACATGATGGGTTCCCACAAGCTTGTCACCAAGACGCTCATGTACGAGGAGTCGGTCCGGGTTCCCTGGTTGATGCGTGTTCCTGAGCTGGGTCGACAGCAGCGGATGATCACCTCTCCGGTGAGTCACATCGACCTGGTTCCGACGCTGCTGGACCTGATGGGCATGCGTGTTCCCGACGGCCTTGCGGGTTATAGCCTCGTTCCGCTGATGCGAGGCGGGAAAGCGGCCGAAGATCATGTTTTCATGGAATGGAACCCGGGCACGGGCGTTCATGTTGTTGAGGGGGGCAGCAAGATCGCCTCCCAAGCCGAGATTGATCGCATCCGCGAGGCACGGATCCGGACCATTGTTTCGCCCGACGGCTGGAAGCTGTGCCTGAGCGACACCGACAGGAGCCAGCTCTTCAATCTACGGGACGATCCCGGCGAGACACGGAACCTCTTTGATTCGGGCCGGCACGAGGACGTAATCGTCCGTCTGACCGAACGGATCCGCCGATGGCAGCAGAAAACCGGGGACACCATGAAGCTGCCGGACGGGCGATGA